The Cyclobacteriaceae bacterium DNA segment TAATAGCTGGCTTGGGAAATATTGGTGCCGAGTATGAACTCACGCGACACAATATTGGCTTCCTGGTACTCGACCGTCTGGCTGACGTGAAAGGAATCACCTTTGAACTATCCCGTCATGCGGAAAAAGCAGAACTTAAGTTCAAAGGAAGACAAATTCACTTGATCAAACCAACCACCTACATGAACCTGAGCGGCAAGGCAATAGCCTACTGGTTGCAGGAACTTAAAATACCGAAGGAAAACTTGTTGGTTATTGTAGATGATATCGCTTTGCCGTTTGGT contains these protein-coding regions:
- the pth gene encoding aminoacyl-tRNA hydrolase, translated to MKYLIAGLGNIGAEYELTRHNIGFLVLDRLADVKGITFELSRHAEKAELKFKGRQIHLIKPTTYMNLSGKAIAYWLQELKIPKENLLVIVDDIALPFGTLRMRKQGSAAGHNGLTNIEQVLGGADYTRLRFGIGNNFNKGQQVDYVLGNFTQEEFQALPPLMDKASEMILSFCTIGPDRTMSLYNS